One genomic window of Myxocyprinus asiaticus isolate MX2 ecotype Aquarium Trade chromosome 5, UBuf_Myxa_2, whole genome shotgun sequence includes the following:
- the cldn1 gene encoding claudin-1, whose product MANAGLQLLGYTLAFLGFIGLIASTAMAEWKMSSYAGDNIITAQAMYEGLWQSCVAQSTGQLQCKIYDSLLQLPGEVQGARGLMITAVFLCGVALMVAAVGMKCTTCLADDKEQKNKVALAGGILFIIAGVCALAATSWYGENIRQKFFDPFTATNARYEFGKALYVGWGASALAVIGGSMLCCNCGSEATGKSYPPPRAAGQPGTDRV is encoded by the exons ATGGCCAATGCAGGGCTCCAACTACTCGGCTACACTTTGGCTTTCTTGGGATTTATTGGTTTAATCGCTTCTACAGCCATGGCAGAGTGGAAGATGTCTTCTTATGCTGGAGATAATATTATCACAGCCCAGGCAATGTATGAGGGGCTCTGGCAGTCCTGTGTGGCACAGAGCACTGGGCAGCTCCAGTGTAAAATCTATGACTCCTTACTACAGCTACCAG GGGAAGTTCAGGGGGCACGAGGTCTCATGATCACTGCAGTCTTTCTCTGTGGGGTTGCTCTGATGGTTGCTGCTGTTGGCATGAAATGCACCACCTGCCTGGCAGATGACAAAGAACAGAAGAATAAAGTGGCCCTGGCTGGAGGCATTCTCTTCATCATTGCAG gtgTTTGTGCTCTTGCTGCCACAAGCTGGTATGGGGAGAACATAAGACAGAAGTTCTTCGATCCATTTACTGCAACAAATGCAAG GTATGAGTTTGGCAAGGCTCTGTATGTGGGGTGGGGAGCGTCTGCTCTTGCAGTCATTGGTGGCAGTATGCTCTGCTGTAACTGTGGAAGTGAAGCCACTGGAAAATCCTACCCGCCACCCCGTGCAGCTGGACAACCAGGAACAGACCGGGTGTGA